A stretch of DNA from Cryptomeria japonica chromosome 4, Sugi_1.0, whole genome shotgun sequence:
aaataccttgttgtagtttcaaagggtggaaaaagaataagcattttatttaccatcctaatagaccatccatcataacaattattaccaatgatgtgtgtgttgcaaaaaaagttctagaggaaggctctttctattgtaataccaagtgagtgttcatagaccttgtttagggtcctccaagcctagagtatggagtttgaagcctacatacattgatttggccttgtggccatcaatgagtgttgacccaatatgAGAAgccttgagactgacaattttggaagtgtggcattgttgagagccaacacttatgtgtgaacctcgtcttcacatattatgattatttgccatgatacttgactctatcctcatggtgttggctcaattcatattagtgtgttttgttgaagaaacatgatgtgagaagtttgatgcagaggcaagggtagaactcagtatttcatatcaggacaacaaccacattgattaggcaatttagataaggtctctccaatgtttaggatactgaattcacattagacactcatggattaccccaattagacattagtcaaattaagatatgatacaaggattgcataccacaaagccattagatatgttttgagatgaaaataagagttaaatggttttggttcaatgatgataatttatattttcaagtaatttaatttggtatattataccgaaacatgatttcataactaacatttcaacttctatataactagttctatagcccaattttatTTCTTGTGAAGAAATACCACGTcgcaatatcaacaaacaacaaaataaggatacaatttctagattgtggtctaacttgaaaagaaaaggtgatggaaaatgttattgtccctacaaaatttgtaaggggttaaagactagaagacttctaatcaaaacaactaagaaacattgtaggctgcatggtcacattgaaggtggacacaATTATCATCCATTGGtcagtttttcattatatcgttttaaaaatttatatacataataaatcacttgatgatgagatcatgatcatggtttatttatatttatcaattttatataggtcgagcaccccgaagaacatgatatggatcaatacaacctgaagaatatggtttttgaagtggacgaacatggaggtgtgaatatcgaagctgaagataatgatcccatggaagatgacgatcatgagccacaaaacacaattgaagatgatggtacaaatacattgatccacgacacatttagtactcgcgtagttgatcatgatgatgaagatgaccttgatgttgttcatgatgtccctctacttgagaaggcatctgaggccctttacgaaggctcgtagacaactcttctctccgttgtattgttgttggtgaaattgaaggttatgaatggtttatccaacataacaatctcacgtatgttaaggtatgtcatatatgtcataataaatggtgaatcatgtcgtactattaatattctttatattaacaaattatattttttttctataGATTGATGGGTAGTTTtttttaccaccatcaaatattctaccttgctcataccgagaattatctgccattatgaaagatattggaatggagtatcaagcaatagatgcttatcccaatgatcatattatatatcacaaacaacatgaatttttaaTTGTATGCCCTGATTGTCATATCGGTAATgcttatgtatttattgtttatcaacttacaaatgtagtaatgcttatgatgctcaattgatggtgttgatttcatgtatagatACGTATGCATTTATTGTTAATACGAATGTATTTAATGTTTATCAACTTATAAGATAATAGATACATATGtaaataggagttgagaaaatacaacaccataggagcccaaataatctccgCAAGTTGaaaaatctgttacaaggagaagcaatgaagcaaatacagaaaaacaaatacacagagaatatgctcaaaaagagagagctcaatattcacaaaaatatgtaatgtgattcttgttacaatgaaaagaaagaactcaacctttaataggtcaagaaaccctaaaagggaaaaccctaggcttgcacataataattaataaaagaattaattattatgcacctaaagttagcttaagtgtaaaagagataaagagaacttaaataattaaacaaatattgtttaattaatcaagtaaatacccgaatactctaacacccccccttaagctagacttagggagaagctaaaacctagaacagctactgaaagcatgaaagatgggtcccgacaacgaGGCCTGATCAGGtatccaaatacaatgaaatctctgaactggagaaatagagaaaaccacatgggaacaaaactctactccaaaaagagatggaaaagaacaccactgaagtatgaagaacttgcaaactctgtcgaagaataactgttgattgaagaacctccactgaaatagaccatgactaggtagagaagactatagtctgtatgagtgccctcaaatgacactactcgaatcagaaggcaaacaaggcaaacaactaaaatctaagatacagatggcatgaaaacaccaaagcctgaagagttgatcaattgaaccatgaaagcattagaaccaataggacaaacctccccataatgctgacaagggagagggacaagaacactgaaaagaacagccaagaaaaactacatgacgaagaaccaggaacatcaaaggtgctaagaaaagtacatggtgtcatggaaggaacactcacttgacacacatcatgaggcgaatgtcatggaagaaacactcactggacaaaggaagatgacaaacaataggcaaacatcaaccccctcatggcactttatcaatagtgcttgtacaacaaggcacaagatgtgcaagattccaagtaaacaatgcatgatgacactttatctcagtgtgtttgcataaatacaagctacaatgataagaagactggaaatagaaacgtgaaccaaaatagagacatcctactcagagaagagatcccaagacataaaacaaccacgatatccaccagagtgctgaaaataaaaaaatgaataaaatatgcatagagcagaatctggaaataaaactcagatggctggaaagtacgcagcacatgctttccaaaaatataaattattgaaaaacagagttcagatgctcattctatggctcctagAGTgaaaaaactagacctcacttttactggaaaaaaaacatagtcaaatagcaaaattggaaaaaattcccctattcgtttttgaaaaaacaactccgtatgcccaagatagagccaaaaaaccaaaccccccttgaaAGAGGCCAAAAAAGGAGGTCTGGTGGCTGGGCAGTGCTCCGGTGGCCAATGGGTGGCGCTTCAGTGGCGAAGCGGGGGCCACTAGGGCGGCGGGCCAGAGGTACAGAGGGTTCCGGCGGTGATGGGAGCTGTTGGGTCGTAAGGAGGTCGGGCAGTGGTGGGCCATAGGCAGCGATTGGGGAGCAGGTGGCGGCCGAGGCTGAGTGTGGTCGGGGAGCAGAGGGAGCTGCGGGTGGTGGCCGGGGAGCAAGCGGCGGCTGGGGCTGAGCATAGCCAGGGAGTAGTGGCGGGGCCAGAGGAATAGTTGCAGGGGCCGAGGTAAAAACTGTCAGTGGGAACGAAAGTTAGGGCCGGAGGAAGGCAGCATGGGGCCCGAGCGGATGGCAATAGCTCCGTACCAACGCGTGTAGGGCCTGCAACATGacaggggccccacggtaccctgcgtaccgtgggggCCCCcaacaaaattttccaaaaaacaaaaaattattccaaaccctattcttttgatttttttttttttttgaagaatttttttgataaaaaatcaaaatccggcctgcatgccgtaaaaaggcaaaataaatttttttttgaatttttttctcgaatTGCGTGCCAGGGTCGTATGACCTGGATctagagaaaaaatactcccagaggctcaagaaccaaaataggtcaaattttatatgaccataagggttttcGGGCCTTTTGAGCaggatggtgaggtctgtttaggcccaaagtcctcagaaaaaggtcaaaccctaggtacataaaaaattcctgaaaccccagatctgcttccaaagcaaaaattctcaaaacaagaacaggtagttgTAGATCTAAAGatttgataccatataggagttgagaaaatacaacaccacaggagcccaaataatctctgcaagctaaaaaacctgttacaaggagaattaaggaagcaaatatagaaaaacaaatacacagagaatatgctcaaaaagagagagctcaatattcacaaaaatatgtaatgtgattcttcttacaatgaaaagaaagaactcaacctttaataggtcaagaaaccctaaaagggaaaaccctaggcttgcacataataattaataaaagaattaattattatgcacctaaagttagcttaagtgtaaaagagataaaaggaacttaaataattaaacaaatattgtttaattaatcaagtaaatacctgaatactctaataatgtatttattgtttgtcaacttacaaatgtagtaatgcttatgatgctcaattgatggtgttgatttcatgtatagtccttgtgtgatgttgtcacccttggtgggaataggtcgttgactacagacatcgtcaaccatttagttgaggatcctgcatagtctacataaagtaaaggtaaggaattaaaaaaattacaatgattttgatgacaacatctttttattatttaatactctttttgtctacaaagttcatgttgttcatgttgtggactatgtaatttttagctaacataagataattgaattacatgtgtaggaacctgaatccctttgacgaggatcttgcacagtctcatggatggacaagtATAACTattcaatacaccttatagaaatagtttattttttctaaaattacttggaaaacaagcttcctcagtttttcaaagctcgacattagcagcaaatctaatacagttatcaactcttgaggccccagttggacttattccaattttaatcccataatcaactttagggtcgacttcttcatcaacattaccctcatttgcaaaatttctctctcattaccaattaactctctcatttgatggagtgcaagtacccccaaataggtatttgttagatctgtcttcgtcgagtgagggaaatgcaggaatagaaaatgaaagtgagacatatagtaggtctacaatagagagatcaacaagaggtcaaaagattagaagaaaattcaataaacgcatgaaatttttccttgctcaaggggggtcatgttcttatgatcatgagaccaaaggtgacattaaGGTGCCAccgaggtacaaacatctacagaaataatgggtgcccaaggaacttcctccaataaacaccaattttttatgttaacaataggatatatcgcataacaccttcgtcgttacatgatttcgacttattttccatggacggcataaaggtctgttacaacaaagttgctgaattaatggagtttgttggaccttgttacaattataataattggatgcagattgttaaatataaaaaaagtatgcgtaggtatgcactgtcagcaaattatatacaacagaaagataatgatcaaagtaaatgagtggttgtatacattgatggtcatccaaaagcaatagggaatattgcaggttttacaaatagtacgtgacctaggtcaactaataaacaacctaaTTGCATATTTAAGGCgggcgagggaaatcatgtattcgtatgtgcgataaaatcaataagtgcaggcgaagagcttctaatcgattacagtttgaatcgtatagatacaaacaaagttaatatcatgggggttgtatgtactatataccatttaaattaaccaacctccaattaatgaatccaatataccattttattatgaagtttttttgctaagtctattggtttaatttcgctaatgttttttatattttttctttgtcacagggcgacatggatccatcacatattgcagacaaggatgtaggtcacgacacttctaccaagcaaataaacctcattgtaattgtacaaattagatagaagcaaactgttacattattatgttctttttttagtgatttatactaattttttaattattagtgatattcttgacatagacgaatgttcagggaaagggaaagggagctataGTACCCgggcacctctctagggatgtggaatcaataggattaagtgatgatgaccctaaaaattccacacaccctttggaattcataaaaaagcctcttagaaaaattactagagagattgttgctttggcagccatgcatcctatgactgatgagatatgagagagggtggaagTATTGATTcgaacaacagaaaacttgcaagtaagcagtaatgaaagctttaattataacaaaagttcaataatggtttatattttattctcttttatgtcattaactaaaatatgtgcgtgttgtttttacaataatttatccgccctcatgaaaatcgttgccatgatcagggtgttgtaggtacttcaggtgatgacgattttcttgtattatcgcttgcttggcttatcactttgagtacccaaaacacatcatacttgatactgtcaatcttcaaaataaaggttcatccttgtttacaattcttgcacttttcatatatttaatgtttgatatatttaatgtattattcttcaagtgttgtcaatgttcctgtgcaaatgtcgtcACTACCTCattagaggttagccccacctgtattgccgactgcaatgttggcaacacatagcatgcagacatcctctactgcacatcatattggcccgcccactgttggtagatccctctttttctctatcttttgttatgtgtttatttcccttcaagcgttctttcttgggggcatttcatagtggattcattttctacaagaggagatgcacatgaggatgcgccagaggcgactactgttgataacataccatcatttcctggatcttcttgtattgctagtacgagaacgttgcaggccacattggtggtgagcgatgaagaaatgattcccttaaagatacaaaaggttccaagtactttaaaattattattatatatagtctaattgtaatttactttatgatcactcgttttggactaatgatcccatgaattttttgcaggaaatgatattttctataaacatcttagtgacattgcattgaagatatttgggcccaccatacataaaaggtggtacatcatatttGAACTAACCCtgatccactattttgatttcatatcattgctagaatatttttcctttgatccatttcttgaactgtaaAAAATGTAGCTTCAactcatttctgaatctaacaggtttgtttttgctttaaaaggtggaatggccaagaaaaaaggttaaaagatgaattgccaaaccaaatggttgagtggtttggaaatgacacctttgacaaaaccaagctccttgaaaaagatggcacatatctaaagtatgtgagggaccaatataggacccatttagagaggaacctaaagtacgagtgtccccccatgattccagagagggagtggaaggacctgattttggatgccaaggagagaattgaaaggaaaaaaggaaatacaccaccagacgccagaagaaggtacgggatactattaagaatgtaattatgtactaattaattactctttatatttatataatctaacatatttcaaactttttatagactgagtgacacgtcaaaggcaaccaaggcaagacaagaaaagcatgggcaacacaaagtCGGCTCGGGTGgctatatgaaacttgctgcacaaattgtaagtatctcatgtaaacgaaatattgcatcaaaattttaataaattgtaaatgattttttttattatcaaacaatgcaagcaaaattcacgataccaagcaaaaatgcagggctctgaattcaatagagcacccacaaaagatgacaagagaattgcctactagcaaggctattcagctgtggctgatcggctacgagaattgagcgggcatacacaatattcgagtACATCGATCACATAGGTAAATATaataaatggaaattgtttcaaattgaatactttaccaataatctaattgatgttgagttccaacataaagtgactatatttgttttaaataagcaagcaatgataacaatgtgcatgacattggaatgcatcctgctaatcgtgaaacaccacctgcacatgaaggtccagatgtgcatcccagtagtggaggtattcatttgctattcaaatttatttatgtagttattaatacaattaaacatcttaatttgtaattagagtagtaattaatgtaaccttttttattaatattttagagcatgtagttggtggtgaccaagtggagcatgatctgggtacacaacatcaggaacatgatgttccccacttaggtaaagaggaccattgttattcctttaaacaaatataattgcaattgatgttcaacattaatgtaacctttagtatttcaactccaaatgatctagaaggtgttcaacatgttgaggttgaggctagacaaaatgatgtggccccatcaggtaaagagtgcaacagttatgttctctaaattaatgaaatacttgtaacaataataaaaaaatgttttgaatttaacccatttctttgttattgtagaggaccccccttcgctttagtgtcgtcgtcctcagtataggactaggcatacatcgagatcacgagcagagggcggaacaactacagaggggggaaatgatgaagaaaccgatgttccacttagttttttcatagcttcaaagaaaaaatagaaaaataaatgattgtaatctaccttatttggtaatgactgatttttatgtgttagtgaatgtaattatgtgctaattaatggttatggatgatatgtgttaattaatattgatgaacgttgcatgttaattaatgttaattaatgttaatcaatgttatgtgttaatgaacattatgtgatattaatgaatgaatgttatattttattaatggtagaaagaatgaatgaatgaatgttataagatgttaacggggaatttagagtgatgttaggggggcgggtggcaaatgagcttccaccttcacgtggttggccctgttaagtatagaatattaaactattctcgaaaccaagtgaagctcaacaagataacacacttttcaatatttcattatgttgcacagttaatcttattgaatcttaattgtaggatCCAACAgtgccaacacgaacaacaacaccacaagttgttgggcataatgaactcccatattgtcttgtatgtacactaacaatatgagttgcttgtagtgttgatatccatggcgggactgcaaaagttatgaatatgcctcatccttgtaagtttttttattacttgtcattttctttagcattttgttacttcatgaatga
This window harbors:
- the LOC131875323 gene encoding actin cytoskeleton-regulatory complex protein PAN1-like: MKVPEEEEEKVTKVKKTEIKAEARDTARVVKEFLEKDNLDMDHLELTERPTNLVTLSPIQKLKFASFAQAKAREEILKTHMEEIFTSAPATIPLAPPLLPGYAQPQPPLAPRPPPAAPSAPRPHSASAATCSPIAAYGPPLPDLLTTQQLPSPPEPSVPLARRPSGPRFATEAPPIGHRSTAQPPDLLFWPLSRGVCKSEV